A genome region from Oncorhynchus gorbuscha isolate QuinsamMale2020 ecotype Even-year linkage group LG26, OgorEven_v1.0, whole genome shotgun sequence includes the following:
- the LOC124015241 gene encoding transmembrane emp24 domain-containing protein 1-like isoform X2, with the protein MEYVIAGAGLDVGFTLISPSGYKLASEFRTSDGIHTVEPTEDGDYRLCFDNSFSKLSEKMVFFEVIVEGQPGDTWGDEEWADMAEPESMVEYKLEDIRETMDSVHRHLERSRQLQTMLRAFEARDRYLLEDNLWRVSFWSSMSLLVILTVAVTQVYTLRRLFDDKRVCKP; encoded by the exons GTGATTGCAGGTGCCGGCCTGGATGTGGGCTTCACCCTGATCTCCCCCAGCGGATACAAGCTGGCCTCTGAGTTCAGGACATCTGACGGCATCCACAC GGTGGAGCCTACAGAGGATGGAGACTACCGGCTGTGTTTTGACAACAGCTTCAGTAAGCTTTCTGAGAAGATGGTGTTCTTCGAGGTGATCGTGGAGGGCCAGCCTGGGGACACCTGGGGCGATGAAGAGTGGGCTGACATGGCCGAGCCAGAGAGTATGGTGGAGTACAAACTGGAAGACATCAGG gaGACCATGGACTCAGTGCACAGGCACCTGGAGCGGAGCCGGCAGCTTCAGACCATGCTGAGGGCCTTCGAGGCCCGGGACCGCTATCTACTGGAGGACAATCTGTGGAGGGTCTCGTTCTGGTCCTCCATGAGCCTCCTGGTCATCCTGACTGTGGCCGTCACACAGGTCTACACCCTCCGACGCCTCTTCGACGACAAGAGGGTCTGCAAACCCTAG